The genomic region CGTCTTCTACGGCCTGGCGGGAGGCATGGTCGCCGCGGCGCTCAACGACGTGGTTCAGGGGTTCCTCACCATCGTCTTCTCTTTTCTCATGCTGCCATTCGCCATTTCCAAGGTCGGAGGATTCACCGCACTCCACGAACAGGTGAACGCAGGCGCTTCGTACGACTTCTTTAGCCTTGTTGCACCAAAAGGTATTACTTTTTTCTGGATTTTTATGATCGTCATCAACGGCATGATCAACTGGGCGGTGCAGCCGCACACCATTCCCTCGAGCACCGCGAACCGCACCGAGATGAACGCCCGGATCGGAGTGACCTACGGCAACTTCATCAAGCGTTTCTGCACCGTTGCCTGGGCATTCACCGGCATCGCAGCCATCTCGCTCGTTCCCAACCTCAAGAATCCGGACAACGCGTTCGGCGAAATGGCTAGAATTCTCCTGCCTGCCGGACTGGTGGGCCTGCTCATCGCCTCGCTCCTCGCAACCATCCAATCCACCGGCGTGGTGCTCATGATCAGTGGTTCGAGTATTTTCGTCCGTAACTTTTATGCGGTATATTTCAAAAAACGCCCGGAGAAACATTATCTTTTCGTCGGACGGCTGGTATCATTCGCCATCGTGTTGGGCAGCCTGGGATTTGCCCTGCTCCTGCCGGGAGTCATCAAGGCGCTGGAGCTCTTCATGCAGATTCCCGCGCTTATCGGCATCCCCTTCTGGATGGGAATTGTCTGGCGTCGGGCCAATCCTGCTTCCGCTTGGGCGAGTTTCCTCGCCGCCGCCGGGGTATTTCTCTTCTGCGAACTGGCGCTGGATATACCGCTGCCGTGGCAGATGGTGTGTTATCTGACCGCGGGAATCACCACCGGGATTATCGTTGGATTCCTGACCCCGCGTCAGCCCAAGGAAAAGCTCGATCCGTTTTACCAAAGGCTCAGAACCCCGGTGCTCGCCGAGGAACACCTGGCCTCCGATAACGTGGTGTAAGATCGCAGCAAGTCATCCATGAGCGGACGGGATACTCAATTCCCGCCCGCTCATGACCGCCGTATAAAAAATTTTCCGATACCGGTATCGGTTCCGCTTCTTACTGTATTACGGCGCGAGCAGTGATCATTCCCCATATTTTGTTTCCTGTGTCAAACCTGATTCCATCCATGGAGGATGCTGTGAAAGTAAAAGCCCATAAGCTGTTCGACGAGCATTTTGACAACTGGCTCTCCGAGATTGAGGATCACTGGAACTATAAGGACATGCTCGCCTATGAGCGGCTCCGCAAGTATTACATTTCTTTCGATGGTGTTCTGGCCGACCCCGACTCGAACCTGGTGTATGTGGGGATAACCTCCTTTAACGCAGACATTTTCCGCGCCTTCGACCGTAAGACCGGTGAGTTCTGCGATCTGGGATATGCCCGGATTGCCGACCCGTTCGATGCCAAGTTCCACCGTGCGCTCCTGAAATCCCGTGACGGGCACATTTACGGCGCCATCGCTCTCCTGCACGATGTGGATGATTACTGGAACGCTCCCGGCGGGGCTATCGTACGGTACAATCCCAAAACCGGTGAGCTGAAAAAGATCGGCATTCCAGTTCCGCATGTGTACGTTCAGGGGATGGTGATCGATGAAAATCGACGGATGGCCTATTGTCAGACATTTACCCCGGAATATCTGGCGTCGTTCAATCTCGATACGTTCGAATCGCGAATCCTGGGGCTGACCGGCTCCGGCCTGGGGATGGGGCAGGGGGAGACTATCGCCCTCGATTACAAAGGCCGGGTCTGGGGCGGATGGGGAATAACCAGGGCCTGGCAGCAGAACGGAGTAGGTCCTGATCAGAATCGTCTGTACCGGT from Candidatus Latescibacter sp. harbors:
- a CDS encoding sodium:solute symporter family protein → NIGTMVLGSGRIIEGLTGGGINFITAVAIITVLFVFYGLAGGMVAAALNDVVQGFLTIVFSFLMLPFAISKVGGFTALHEQVNAGASYDFFSLVAPKGITFFWIFMIVINGMINWAVQPHTIPSSTANRTEMNARIGVTYGNFIKRFCTVAWAFTGIAAISLVPNLKNPDNAFGEMARILLPAGLVGLLIASLLATIQSTGVVLMISGSSIFVRNFYAVYFKKRPEKHYLFVGRLVSFAIVLGSLGFALLLPGVIKALELFMQIPALIGIPFWMGIVWRRANPASAWASFLAAAGVFLFCELALDIPLPWQMVCYLTAGITTGIIVGFLTPRQPKEKLDPFYQRLRTPVLAEEHLASDNVV